The following coding sequences lie in one Cannabis sativa cultivar Pink pepper isolate KNU-18-1 chromosome 5, ASM2916894v1, whole genome shotgun sequence genomic window:
- the LOC115716254 gene encoding acid beta-fructofuranosidase — MVDSQPFLPSSPTLPTSNGDGRRRRRPMKGLVAMVSGLLMVVLLAAIIGRKDPRGFFHREDDEDQNVIGSLFKSKENTQPQPETFQPAYSRGVSAGVSEKTSQLFSGQNPVAFPWNNSMLSWQRTAFHFQPEKNWMNDPNGPLYYKGWYHFFYQYNPNGAVWGDIVWGHAVSSDLIHWLHLPLAMEADQWYDANGVWSGSATILPDDRVVMLYTGSTNESVQVQNLAYPADPSDPLLIKWVKYSGNPVLVPPPGIDNKDFRDPTTAWLTSEGKWRIIVGSKVNKTGISLVYDTLDFKSYELLDGVLHGVPGTGMWECVDFYPVSTSGDHGLDTSINGVGVKHVVKASLDDDRHDYYAIGTYDEKNGKWIPDNSEIDVGIGIRYDYGIFYASKSFYDPKKGRRVLWGWIGESDSELADVKKGWASLQGIPRTVVLDKKTGSNLLQWPVEEIESLRLSSREFNNVELKPGTIVPIDVGTATQIDVVAEFEVDKKALEATAKANYTEFSCSNSGGAAQRGALGPFGLLVLADDKLSEQTPVYFFIVKGSDGNLKTFFCSDHLRSSVANDVKKQIFGSFVPVLKDEKLSVRILIDHSIVESFAQGGRTCISSRVYPTKAIYGAARIFAFNNATEASVKSSIKIWQMNSAFIRPFHPENKKPPHNSL, encoded by the exons ATGGTGGACTCTCAGCCTTTTCTTCCCAGCTCTCCAACCCTTCCCACCTCCAACGGCGACGGCCGGCGGCGGCGACGACCCATGAAAGGGTTGGTGGCaatggtttctgggttgttaaTGGTTGTTCTCTTGGCTGCCATTATTGGCCGGAAAGATCCACGTGGATTCTTTCACCGTGAAGATGATGAAGATCAAAACGTCATCGGATCGTTGTTTAAGTCTAAAGAAAATACCCAGCCACAGCCAGAGACATTTCAACCCGCCTACTCTCGCGGAGTATCGGCCGGTGTATCGGAGAAGACGAGTCAGTTATTCTCCGGCCAAAACCCGGTGGCGTTTCCTTGGAATAATAGCATGTTGTCGTGGCAAAGAACTGCTTTTCATTTTCAGCCAGAGAAGAATTGGATGAACG ATCCAAATG GTCCATTATACTACAAAGGATGGTACCACTTTTTTTACCAATACAACCCCAACGGTGCAGTGTGGGGAGACATAGTGTGGGGCCATGCAGTCTCCTCCGACTTGATCCACTGGCTCCACCTCCCACTGGCCATGGAGGCGGACCAATGGTACGACGCCAACGGTGTCTGGTCTGGCTCTGCCACCATTCTCCCTGACGACAGAGTTGTTATGCTATACACTGGGTCAACCAATGAGTCAGTCCAGGTCCAGAACCTCGCGTACCCGGCTGACCCATCTGACCCGCTTTTAATCAAATGGGTTAAGTACTCTGGAAACCCGGTTCTGGTTCCACCACCCGGAATCGACAACAAGGACTTTCGTGACCCCACCACGGCTTGGTTGACATCCGAAGGTAAGTGGAGGATCATAGTTGGGTCAAAGGTTAACAAAACAGGGATCTCTTTGGTTTATGATACTCTGGATTTTAAGAGCTATGAACTCTTGGATGGTGTTCTTCATGGTGTGCCCGGAACTGGGATGTGGGAGTGTGTTGATTTCTATCCAGTGTCTACTTCTGGGGACCATGGTTTGGATACCTCTATTAATGGGGTTGGTGTTAAGCATGTGGTGAAGGCCAGTCTTGATGATGACAGACATGATTACTATGCAATTGGTACTTATGATGAGAAGAATGGTAAATGGATTCCTGATAACAGTGAGATTGATGTTGGGATTGGGATTAGATATGATTATGGTATTTTCTATGCTTCTAAATCTTTCTATGACCCCAAAAAGGGAAGGAGAGTGTTGTGGGGTTGGATTGGTGAGTCTGATAGTGAACTTGCTGATGTCAAGAAAGGATGGGCATCACTTCAG GGTATTCCTAGGACAGTTGTGCTGGACAAGAAGACAGGTTCCAATCTACTTCAATGGCCAGTTGAGGAAATTGAGAGCTTGAGATTAAGCAGCAGAGAGTTCAACAATGTTGAGCTTAAACCAGGGACAATAGTGCCAATTGATGTAGGCACAGCCACACAG ATTGATGTTGTAGCTGAGTTTGAGGTTGACAAGAAGGCCTTGGAAGCAACAGCTAAAGCCAATTACACAGAGTTTAGCTGCAGCAACAGTGGTGGTGCTGCTCAACGTGGTGCTTTGGGGCCATTTGGTCTTCTTGTTCTTGCAGATGACAAACTCTCAGAACAGACTCCTGtatatttctttattgttaAAGGCTCTGATGGAAATCTCAAGACTTTTTTCTGCAGTGATCATTTAAG GTCTTCTGTAGCAAATGATGTGAAAAAACAAATATTTGGTAGCTTTGTTCCAGTACTGAAAGATGAAAAGCTATCTGTTAGAATTTTG ATTGATCATTCCATAGTTGAAAGCTTTGCACAAGGAGGAAGAACATGCATCTCATCTAGAGTTTATCCGACAAAGGCAATCTATGGCGCGGCTCGAATTTTCGCATTCAACAATGCTACCGAGGCCAGTGTTAAGAGCTCAATCAAGATATGGCAGATGAACTCTGCTTTCATACGCCCCTTTCACCCTGAAAATAAGAAGCCACCACATAATTCATTATGA